A part of Thermococcus sp. JdF3 genomic DNA contains:
- the secY gene encoding preprotein translocase subunit SecY, giving the protein MGFRNVVFAIERYFPEVERPKRHVPLKEKFMWTGIVLLLYFILAEIPLYGIPAQIQDYFATLRFVLAGRSGSLLTLGIGPIVTASIIMQLLVGSEIVHLDLSNHEDRRFYQAAQKLFAVFMSFFEAAIYVFAGAFGKVDMGLGAFQTVTTPAGQVYIGLGLGILIILQLGFASVMLILLDELVSKWGIGSGISLFIAAGVSQTVVTKSLNPFTTSQYVDPVTGGPAIIGAIPAFIQHLFYGDLTGALYRGTLPDMMDVLATIVVFLVVVYLESMRVEIPLSYGRVTVRGRYPIRFMYVSNIPIILTFALYSNIQLWARLLNNYGYTFLGTFDENGYPLTGFVTYLYPPRDIYHVIADPGRALVYALMTIFWAILFGFLWVELTGLDAKSIARQLQRAGLQIPGFRRDPRILERVLNRYIPYVTFWGSFTLALVAVLADFLGALGTGTGILLTVGILYRLYEEIAREQATEMFPALRKFFTK; this is encoded by the coding sequence ATGGGGTTCAGAAACGTAGTGTTCGCGATTGAGAGGTACTTCCCGGAGGTTGAGCGGCCCAAGAGGCACGTGCCGCTTAAGGAAAAGTTCATGTGGACAGGGATCGTTCTGCTGCTGTACTTCATCCTCGCGGAGATTCCGCTCTACGGAATTCCCGCCCAGATCCAGGACTACTTTGCCACGCTCAGATTTGTGCTCGCGGGAAGGAGCGGTTCCCTCCTGACCCTTGGTATCGGTCCAATCGTCACCGCGAGCATTATCATGCAGCTTCTCGTCGGTTCCGAGATAGTTCACCTCGATCTCTCAAATCATGAGGATAGGAGATTCTACCAGGCCGCTCAGAAGCTCTTTGCCGTGTTTATGAGCTTCTTTGAGGCGGCTATATACGTATTCGCAGGTGCGTTTGGTAAGGTTGACATGGGACTAGGGGCGTTCCAGACAGTCACGACACCCGCCGGACAGGTTTACATAGGCCTGGGGTTAGGGATACTCATAATACTCCAGCTCGGCTTTGCCTCCGTCATGCTCATACTCCTGGACGAGCTTGTTAGCAAGTGGGGAATAGGAAGCGGTATCAGCCTGTTCATCGCGGCTGGTGTTTCCCAGACGGTCGTCACCAAGTCCCTTAACCCGTTCACTACCAGTCAGTACGTGGATCCCGTTACCGGTGGCCCCGCCATAATAGGTGCCATTCCAGCGTTCATACAGCACCTGTTCTACGGGGACCTGACCGGCGCGCTGTACAGGGGCACCCTGCCGGACATGATGGACGTCCTTGCCACCATAGTGGTGTTCCTCGTGGTCGTCTACCTCGAGAGCATGCGCGTGGAGATACCCCTCAGCTACGGCCGCGTCACCGTCCGTGGAAGGTACCCGATAAGGTTCATGTACGTCAGCAACATACCAATCATCCTGACCTTTGCTCTCTACTCCAACATCCAGCTCTGGGCCAGGCTCCTCAACAACTACGGCTACACCTTCCTCGGAACGTTTGATGAAAACGGCTACCCACTGACCGGCTTCGTTACCTACCTCTACCCGCCGAGGGACATCTACCACGTCATAGCCGACCCTGGAAGGGCCCTCGTCTACGCGCTGATGACCATATTCTGGGCCATACTCTTTGGATTCCTGTGGGTCGAGCTGACGGGCCTTGACGCCAAGAGCATCGCCAGACAGCTTCAGAGGGCGGGGCTGCAGATACCAGGGTTCAGGCGCGACCCGAGGATACTCGAGAGGGTGCTCAACAGGTACATCCCCTACGTTACCTTCTGGGGTTCGTTCACACTGGCGTTAGTCGCAGTGCTGGCGGACTTCCTGGGTGCCCTCGGTACCGGAACGGGAATCCTCCTTACGGTCGGTATCCTCTACAGGCTCTACGAGGAGATTGCAAGGGAGCAGGCCACGGAGATGTTCCCGGCACTCAGGAAATTCTTTACGAAGTGA
- a CDS encoding adenylate kinase, which translates to MPFVVMITGIPGVGKSTITKLALKKSRAKFRLVNFGDLMFDEAVGAGLVRHRDEMRKLDPNVQKELQMKAARRIVEMSQREPVLIDTHATIRTPVGYLLGFPREVIEVINPNFIVIIEAAPSEILGRRLRDLKRDRDVETEEQIQRHQDLNRAAAVSYAMHSNALIKIIENHEDKGLREAVHELVEVLDLAVGEYD; encoded by the coding sequence ATGCCGTTTGTGGTCATGATAACAGGAATTCCAGGGGTGGGGAAGAGCACCATAACCAAACTCGCACTCAAGAAGTCCCGGGCCAAGTTCAGGCTCGTCAACTTCGGAGACCTGATGTTCGACGAGGCCGTCGGGGCGGGACTGGTGAGGCACAGGGATGAGATGAGGAAGCTCGACCCGAACGTTCAGAAGGAGCTTCAGATGAAGGCCGCGAGAAGGATAGTCGAGATGTCCCAGCGCGAGCCGGTCCTGATTGACACCCATGCGACGATAAGGACGCCCGTGGGCTACCTCCTCGGTTTTCCCAGGGAGGTTATTGAGGTCATAAACCCAAACTTCATCGTCATAATCGAGGCGGCACCGAGCGAGATACTCGGAAGGCGCCTGCGCGACCTGAAGCGCGACCGTGACGTGGAGACAGAGGAGCAGATACAGAGGCACCAGGACCTGAACCGCGCCGCCGCGGTCAGCTACGCTATGCACTCCAACGCGCTCATAAAGATAATCGAGAATCATGAGGATAAGGGCCTTCGGGAGGCCGTTCACGAGCTTGTTGAAGTACTGGATCTGGCGGTGGGAGAGTATGATTGA
- a CDS encoding DUF106 domain-containing protein → MIEEIYTFLDSIFGPMIQAYNPIVVVTVSGIILGSFFTLLNYLLVDQEKVKRLQKKSKEFQKKYKEAQAAKDEKKLKKLQQEQMELMKLQSEVMKDTMLKVTLLTMPIFWIFFGWLRRWYVEVGIVKSPFDFFLFDWFHGLYHSALPASELGYVGWYVLTSMITGYVLRKLLDMG, encoded by the coding sequence ATGATTGAGGAGATATACACGTTCCTTGACAGCATCTTTGGGCCGATGATACAGGCCTACAACCCCATAGTGGTGGTTACGGTATCGGGAATCATACTGGGTTCCTTCTTCACCCTGCTGAACTATCTCCTAGTTGACCAGGAGAAGGTCAAGAGGCTTCAGAAGAAGAGCAAAGAGTTCCAGAAGAAGTACAAGGAAGCCCAGGCCGCGAAGGATGAGAAGAAGCTCAAAAAGCTTCAGCAGGAGCAGATGGAGCTCATGAAGCTCCAGAGCGAGGTCATGAAGGACACCATGCTCAAGGTCACCCTGCTTACGATGCCGATATTCTGGATATTCTTCGGCTGGCTCAGGAGATGGTACGTTGAGGTCGGTATCGTGAAGTCCCCCTTCGACTTTTTCCTCTTCGACTGGTTCCACGGCCTCTACCACTCCGCGCTCCCAGCGAGCGAGCTAGGCTACGTCGGCTGGTACGTTCTGACGTCAATGATAACCGGCTACGTCCTCAGGAAGCTCCTCGATATGGGTTAA
- a CDS encoding 50S ribosomal protein L34e, with the protein MKPMYRSRSWRRKYVRTPGGRTVVHFERRKPKVAHCAMCGRPLNGFPRGRPSELRKLPKTAKRPERPYANLCPSCMRKVMKAQVRAGVAL; encoded by the coding sequence ATGAAGCCGATGTACAGGTCAAGGTCATGGAGAAGGAAGTACGTCAGGACCCCTGGCGGAAGAACCGTCGTCCACTTTGAGAGGAGAAAGCCCAAGGTTGCCCACTGCGCCATGTGCGGCAGGCCGCTCAACGGTTTCCCGCGCGGCAGGCCCAGCGAACTCCGGAAGCTCCCGAAGACAGCCAAGAGGCCGGAGAGGCCCTACGCTAACCTCTGCCCGAGCTGCATGAGGAAGGTCATGAAGGCCCAGGTCAGGGCGGGCGTTGCCCTCTGA
- the cmk gene encoding (d)CMP kinase: MPKGCLVITVSGLAGSGTTTLCRNLARHYGFKHIYAGLIFRQMAKEMGMTLKEFQEYAELHPEIDREVDRRQVEAARECNVVIEGRLAGWMVKDADLKIWLDAPMMERARRVARREGVSVEEAFVGIAEREKGNRKRYLNLYGIDIDDKSIYDLIINTAHWNPDGVFAIVKAAIDHLYPDGDAGSGANPGNKR; encoded by the coding sequence ATGCCCAAGGGCTGCCTCGTTATAACCGTCAGCGGCCTGGCAGGCTCGGGAACGACCACCCTCTGCCGCAATCTCGCCAGGCACTACGGGTTCAAACATATCTACGCCGGGCTCATCTTCCGGCAGATGGCGAAGGAGATGGGCATGACTCTGAAGGAGTTCCAGGAGTACGCCGAGCTTCACCCCGAGATCGACCGCGAGGTTGACAGGAGGCAGGTGGAGGCAGCCAGGGAGTGCAACGTCGTTATTGAGGGCCGCCTCGCCGGCTGGATGGTCAAGGATGCGGACCTCAAGATATGGCTCGACGCCCCCATGATGGAGCGTGCAAGGCGCGTTGCCCGCCGTGAGGGAGTCTCCGTCGAGGAGGCCTTTGTGGGAATTGCCGAGCGCGAGAAGGGCAACAGGAAAAGGTATTTAAACCTCTATGGAATTGACATCGACGACAAGTCGATTTATGACTTGATTATTAACACTGCCCATTGGAATCCCGATGGCGTCTTCGCGATTGTGAAGGCCGCCATCGACCACCTATACCCCGACGGTGACGCGGGGTCGGGTGCAAACCCGGGCAACAAAAGATGA
- a CDS encoding 50S ribosomal protein L14e: MPAMEVGRLAVIIAGRRAGEKVVVVDVIDRNFVLVTGAGLNKVKRRRMNVKHLEPLPEKVSIERGADDEAVKAALESAGISLE; the protein is encoded by the coding sequence ATGCCAGCTATGGAAGTCGGAAGGCTTGCCGTTATAATCGCCGGAAGGAGGGCCGGAGAGAAGGTCGTCGTCGTTGACGTCATCGACAGGAACTTCGTCCTCGTTACCGGCGCCGGCCTCAACAAGGTCAAGCGCAGGAGGATGAACGTCAAGCACCTCGAGCCCCTTCCGGAGAAGGTCAGCATCGAGCGCGGCGCCGACGACGAGGCCGTCAAGGCCGCCCTTGAGAGCGCTGGAATAAGCCTTGAGTGA
- a CDS encoding SDR family oxidoreductase, producing MKTALVTGATGGIGKLLVEGLVGRGYRVVGVARNEEKLRELQERLQAFEYIVADLTAEDFPGTILKGLERLGVQKVDLLINNAGLAVRKPLLEHSGAELENLFRVNTLAPVELTMAVLPMLRKGSGVVFIISGVAFVNVPEIPSYCAAKGALHYLAVNLEKELKVRGIHVMRVYPKQVKTGFWNGNVPKGSIEPERVARAVLKGLEKGKREVFVPGYLKLVKYLPNWPVFTYRFKY from the coding sequence ATGAAAACCGCACTGGTGACGGGTGCAACTGGTGGCATAGGGAAGCTTCTCGTTGAGGGGCTCGTCGGGAGGGGCTATAGGGTTGTCGGTGTGGCCAGGAACGAAGAAAAACTTCGTGAACTTCAGGAAAGACTGCAGGCTTTTGAATACATAGTTGCCGACCTGACTGCGGAGGACTTTCCCGGCACGATTTTGAAGGGGCTCGAGAGGCTCGGTGTGCAAAAGGTTGACCTTCTCATAAACAACGCGGGCCTTGCGGTAAGGAAGCCCCTTCTTGAGCACTCTGGGGCGGAGCTGGAGAATCTATTCCGGGTAAATACCCTTGCACCTGTGGAGCTTACAATGGCAGTCCTTCCCATGCTTCGGAAGGGTTCAGGGGTGGTGTTCATAATCAGCGGCGTGGCCTTCGTCAATGTGCCTGAGATTCCCTCCTACTGCGCCGCCAAGGGTGCACTCCACTACCTGGCAGTAAACCTTGAAAAGGAGCTCAAAGTGAGGGGAATTCACGTCATGAGGGTGTACCCCAAGCAGGTCAAAACCGGATTCTGGAACGGAAATGTTCCGAAGGGTTCGATAGAGCCGGAAAGGGTTGCAAGAGCGGTATTGAAGGGGCTTGAAAAGGGCAAGCGGGAGGTTTTCGTACCTGGCTATCTAAAACTCGTCAAGTACCTCCCGAACTGGCCGGTCTTTACCTATCGGTTTAAATATTAA
- a CDS encoding RNA-guided pseudouridylation complex pseudouridine synthase subunit Cbf5: MARDEVRRILPADIKREVLVRDEKAETNPKWGFPPEKRPLEMHIQFGIINLDKPPGPTSHEVVAWIKRLFDLNKAGHGGTLDPKVSGVLPVALERATRVVQALLPAGKEYVALMHLHGDVPENKIRAVMREFEGEIIQRPPLRSAVKRRLRTRKVYYIEILEIDGRDVLFRVGVEAGTYIRSLIHHIGLALGVGAHMAELRRTRSGPFKEDETLVTLHDLIDYYHFWKDDGIEEYFRKAIQPMEKAVEHLPKVWIRDSAVAAVTYGADLAVPGIVKLNKGIKRGDLVAVMTLKDELVALGKATMTSGEMLQRSKGIAVDVDKVFMPRDWYPKLW, translated from the coding sequence ATGGCGAGGGACGAAGTGAGGAGGATCCTTCCCGCTGACATAAAGCGAGAGGTTTTGGTTAGGGACGAGAAGGCGGAGACGAATCCAAAGTGGGGCTTCCCGCCGGAGAAAAGGCCCCTGGAGATGCACATACAGTTCGGGATAATAAACCTCGACAAGCCCCCCGGGCCGACGAGCCATGAGGTTGTTGCCTGGATCAAGAGGCTCTTCGACCTGAACAAGGCCGGCCACGGTGGAACACTCGACCCCAAGGTCAGCGGTGTTCTTCCCGTCGCCCTTGAAAGGGCCACGAGGGTGGTTCAGGCTCTCCTGCCCGCCGGAAAGGAGTATGTGGCTCTGATGCACCTTCACGGCGACGTCCCTGAGAACAAAATCCGCGCCGTGATGAGGGAGTTTGAGGGAGAGATAATCCAGAGGCCGCCCCTGAGGAGCGCGGTCAAGAGAAGGCTGAGGACGAGAAAGGTCTACTACATCGAGATACTCGAGATAGATGGCAGGGACGTGCTCTTCCGCGTTGGAGTTGAGGCCGGAACCTACATAAGGTCGCTTATCCACCACATTGGCCTTGCCCTCGGGGTTGGAGCGCACATGGCCGAGCTGAGGAGAACCAGAAGTGGACCCTTCAAGGAGGACGAGACGCTGGTGACCCTTCACGACCTCATCGACTACTATCACTTCTGGAAGGACGACGGCATCGAGGAGTACTTCAGGAAGGCCATCCAGCCCATGGAGAAGGCGGTGGAGCACCTTCCCAAGGTATGGATAAGGGATTCTGCCGTTGCCGCCGTAACCTACGGCGCAGATTTGGCAGTTCCGGGAATAGTGAAGCTCAACAAGGGCATCAAAAGGGGCGACCTCGTTGCTGTCATGACCCTTAAAGACGAACTCGTGGCTTTGGGCAAGGCCACCATGACGAGCGGCGAGATGCTCCAGAGAAGCAAGGGAATAGCGGTAGACGTGGACAAGGTCTTCATGCCGAGGGACTGGTATCCCAAACTCTGGTGA
- a CDS encoding class I SAM-dependent methyltransferase: MSHYYSEEPNVPLRTKTVEVCIRGGCFKFITASGVFSFGKLDRGTELLVESMILDEGWRILDLGCGYGAIGIVASRFVEYVVMTDVNRRAVSMARKNLKINGVRNAEVRWGSLYEPVRGERFNAIITNPPVHAGKEVLREIVINAPRHLNDGGLLQLVIKTKQGAKYIKALMDDHFTEVRELVKGSGYRVYAGIA, encoded by the coding sequence ATGAGCCACTACTACTCTGAAGAGCCCAACGTTCCGCTGAGGACGAAAACCGTAGAGGTCTGCATTAGAGGGGGCTGCTTTAAATTCATAACGGCCAGTGGTGTGTTCTCCTTCGGGAAGCTAGACCGCGGCACTGAACTGCTCGTGGAGAGCATGATACTCGATGAGGGTTGGCGCATCCTCGATTTGGGCTGCGGCTACGGGGCGATTGGGATAGTGGCTTCTCGCTTCGTTGAATACGTGGTGATGACCGACGTGAACAGAAGGGCCGTAAGCATGGCGAGGAAAAACTTAAAAATCAACGGCGTTAGAAACGCCGAGGTGAGGTGGGGAAGCCTCTACGAGCCCGTCAGGGGCGAAAGGTTCAACGCGATCATCACTAATCCCCCGGTGCACGCGGGGAAGGAAGTGCTGAGGGAAATAGTTATAAACGCTCCCCGGCATCTCAACGATGGAGGCCTCCTGCAGCTGGTGATTAAGACGAAGCAGGGGGCAAAGTATATTAAGGCTCTAATGGATGACCACTTCACCGAAGTGAGAGAGCTGGTTAAGGGGAGCGGCTACCGCGTGTATGCCGGGATCGCCTAG
- a CDS encoding 30S ribosomal protein S13: MTDNFRHIVRVAGVDLNGNKQLRWALTGIRGIGINFATMVLRVAGIDPYMKTGYLTDEQVKKIEKVLEDPIAHGIPAWAVNRQKDYETGKDMHLITAKLVMAWREDVNRLRRIRAYRGIRHELGLPLRGQRTRSNFRHGSTLGVSRRKK, encoded by the coding sequence ATGACGGACAACTTCAGACACATAGTCCGTGTAGCGGGAGTTGATTTGAACGGAAATAAGCAGCTGAGATGGGCCCTTACGGGCATCAGGGGTATCGGCATAAACTTCGCCACTATGGTGCTCAGGGTTGCAGGGATCGACCCGTACATGAAGACCGGTTACCTGACCGACGAGCAGGTCAAGAAGATTGAGAAGGTGCTCGAGGACCCGATCGCCCACGGTATCCCCGCCTGGGCCGTTAACAGGCAGAAGGACTACGAGACCGGCAAGGACATGCACCTCATCACCGCCAAGCTCGTCATGGCCTGGCGTGAGGACGTCAACAGGCTCAGGAGAATCAGGGCTTACCGCGGCATAAGGCACGAGCTTGGACTGCCGCTCCGCGGCCAGAGGACCAGGTCGAACTTCAGGCACGGCAGCACCCTCGGTGTGAGCAGAAGGAAGAAGTGA
- a CDS encoding 30S ribosomal protein S4 translates to MGDPKRQRKRYETPSHPWIKERLDRERVLMKKYALKNKKELWRHETQLKEFRRRARRLLAARGRQAEVERTQLLQRLNRLGLLPADAALDDVLSLTVEDVLDRRLQTLVYKKGLARTIGQARQLIVHGHIEINGQIIRSPGYLVLREEEDTITYSKTSPFAKESHPERMVIEQAKQGEAS, encoded by the coding sequence ATGGGAGACCCCAAGAGGCAGAGGAAGAGGTACGAGACTCCCTCTCACCCCTGGATTAAGGAGAGGCTCGACCGCGAGAGAGTCCTCATGAAGAAGTACGCCCTCAAGAACAAGAAGGAGCTCTGGAGGCACGAGACCCAGCTCAAGGAGTTCAGGCGTAGGGCCAGGCGCCTCCTTGCCGCCCGCGGCAGGCAGGCCGAGGTTGAGAGGACCCAGCTCCTCCAGAGGCTCAACAGGCTTGGCCTCCTTCCGGCCGATGCTGCCCTTGATGACGTTCTCTCCCTGACGGTTGAGGACGTCCTTGACAGGCGCCTTCAGACTCTCGTCTACAAGAAGGGCCTCGCCAGGACCATTGGACAGGCCAGGCAGCTCATAGTTCACGGCCACATCGAGATAAACGGCCAGATAATACGCTCTCCTGGCTACCTCGTCCTCAGGGAGGAGGAAGACACAATCACCTATTCAAAGACCTCTCCTTTCGCTAAGGAGAGCCACCCCGAGAGGATGGTTATTGAACAGGCTAAGCAGGGTGAGGCCTCATGA
- a CDS encoding 30S ribosomal protein S11, with protein sequence MSEQTQQVNLKKKEKWGVAHIYSSYNNTIIHITDLTGAETVSRWSGGMVVKADRDEPSPYAAMIAARRAAEEAMEKGFTGVHIKVRAPGGSRSKSPGPGAQAAIRALSRAGLRIGRVEDATPIPHDGTRPKGGRRGRRV encoded by the coding sequence ATGAGCGAGCAGACCCAGCAGGTTAACCTCAAGAAGAAGGAGAAGTGGGGCGTTGCCCACATCTACTCCTCCTACAACAACACCATCATCCACATCACCGACCTCACCGGGGCCGAGACCGTCAGCAGGTGGAGCGGCGGTATGGTCGTCAAGGCTGACAGGGACGAGCCCTCCCCGTACGCGGCTATGATCGCCGCCAGGAGGGCCGCCGAGGAGGCCATGGAGAAGGGCTTCACCGGAGTCCACATCAAGGTCCGCGCCCCCGGTGGAAGCAGGAGCAAGAGCCCGGGACCGGGTGCTCAGGCCGCCATCCGTGCCCTCTCCAGGGCCGGCCTCAGGATCGGAAGGGTTGAGGACGCCACCCCGATTCCGCACGACGGCACCAGGCCGAAGGGCGGAAGAAGGGGCAGGCGCGTCTGA
- a CDS encoding DNA-directed RNA polymerase subunit D, giving the protein MEPKFQILEKREDSIKFIVEGVDVPFANALRRTILADVPTFAVDEVEFFENDSALFDEIIAHRVGMIPLTTPHERFSLDSLELDEYTVTLSLEAEGPGMVYSGDLKSSDEGVKPANPNIPIVKLAEGQRLTFNAYARLGRGKDHAKWQPGFVYYKYLTRIHVSKEVPDWKELKELAERRGLPVEETGEELIITTIKAFYLPRKFEGYEGDRIREEVVPGAFVFTVETNGELPVEEIVTIALKILMRKSDRFISELHKLASD; this is encoded by the coding sequence ATGGAGCCAAAGTTTCAGATTCTTGAGAAAAGGGAGGACTCGATTAAGTTCATCGTCGAGGGAGTTGATGTACCCTTCGCCAATGCCCTGAGGAGGACCATCCTCGCGGACGTCCCCACCTTTGCGGTGGATGAGGTTGAGTTCTTCGAGAACGATTCCGCCCTCTTCGACGAGATAATCGCCCACAGGGTGGGTATGATACCGCTCACCACTCCCCACGAGAGGTTCTCCCTCGATTCACTGGAGCTTGACGAGTACACTGTTACGCTCTCCCTCGAGGCAGAGGGTCCCGGAATGGTTTACTCCGGTGACCTTAAGAGCAGCGATGAGGGCGTGAAGCCCGCCAACCCCAACATCCCAATAGTTAAGCTTGCCGAGGGCCAGAGGCTTACGTTTAACGCCTATGCAAGACTCGGCCGCGGAAAGGACCATGCCAAGTGGCAGCCCGGCTTCGTCTACTACAAGTACCTCACCAGGATTCACGTGAGCAAGGAGGTCCCTGACTGGAAGGAGCTCAAAGAGCTCGCCGAGAGGCGCGGTCTTCCGGTGGAGGAGACCGGAGAAGAGCTTATCATAACGACCATTAAGGCCTTCTACCTCCCGAGGAAGTTTGAGGGTTATGAGGGGGACAGGATCCGGGAAGAGGTGGTGCCCGGTGCCTTTGTCTTCACCGTCGAGACCAATGGGGAACTTCCGGTTGAGGAAATCGTGACCATAGCCCTCAAAATCCTCATGAGGAAGAGCGATAGATTTATAAGCGAACTCCATAAATTAGCGTCCGACTGA
- a CDS encoding 50S ribosomal protein L18e, with protein sequence MVKRTGPTDINLRRLIRYLRKKSNEEGVKIWKDVAWRLEGPRRQRAEVNVSRINRYTKDGDTVIVPGNVLGAGKLEHKVTVAAWKFSETAKRKIVEAGGEVLTIEELIERNPKGSGVIIME encoded by the coding sequence ATGGTCAAGAGAACCGGACCCACTGACATCAACCTGAGGAGGCTCATCCGCTACCTCAGAAAGAAGTCTAACGAGGAAGGGGTTAAGATATGGAAGGACGTTGCCTGGCGCCTTGAGGGGCCCAGGAGGCAGAGGGCTGAGGTGAACGTCAGCAGGATCAACCGCTACACCAAGGACGGCGACACCGTCATCGTTCCCGGAAACGTCCTCGGTGCAGGAAAGCTCGAGCACAAGGTCACCGTTGCCGCCTGGAAGTTCAGCGAGACTGCCAAGAGGAAGATAGTCGAGGCCGGTGGAGAGGTCCTCACGATTGAGGAGCTCATCGAGAGAAACCCGAAGGGTAGTGGAGTAATCATAATGGAGTGA
- the rplM gene encoding 50S ribosomal protein L13, translating to MRIINAEGLILGRLASKVAKMLLEGEEIVIVNAEKAIITGNREDIFAKYKQRTGLRTRTNPRKGPFYPKRSDEIVRRTVRGMLPWKTDRGRKAFKRLKVYVGVPKEFEGRELETISEAHSSRIATPKYVTVGEVAKFLGGKF from the coding sequence ATGAGGATAATTAACGCTGAAGGACTCATACTCGGAAGGCTCGCCTCGAAGGTCGCCAAGATGCTCCTTGAGGGCGAGGAAATCGTCATAGTCAACGCCGAGAAGGCCATCATCACCGGAAACCGCGAGGACATCTTCGCCAAGTACAAGCAGAGGACCGGACTGAGGACCAGGACCAACCCGAGGAAGGGTCCGTTCTACCCGAAGAGGAGCGACGAGATAGTCAGGAGAACCGTCAGGGGAATGCTCCCCTGGAAGACCGACCGCGGAAGGAAGGCCTTCAAGAGGCTCAAGGTTTACGTCGGCGTTCCGAAGGAGTTCGAGGGCAGGGAGCTTGAGACGATAAGCGAGGCCCACAGCTCGAGGATCGCAACCCCGAAGTACGTTACCGTTGGCGAGGTTGCCAAGTTCCTCGGTGGAAAGTTCTGA
- a CDS encoding 30S ribosomal protein S9: MKVIQTAGKRKTAIARATIREGKGRVRINHKPVEIIEPEIARFTIMEPLVLAGEEIVGKVDIDVKVEGGGFMGQAEAARVAIARALVEWTNDMNLKDKFMKYDRTMLVGDSRRTEMHKPNRSTKGPRAKRQKSYR; the protein is encoded by the coding sequence ATGAAGGTCATCCAGACTGCTGGTAAGAGGAAGACGGCCATCGCGAGGGCCACCATCAGGGAAGGAAAGGGTCGCGTCAGGATCAACCACAAGCCGGTTGAGATAATCGAGCCGGAGATAGCGCGCTTCACCATCATGGAGCCGCTCGTCCTCGCCGGAGAGGAGATAGTTGGCAAGGTTGACATAGACGTCAAGGTCGAGGGCGGAGGCTTCATGGGACAGGCCGAGGCCGCTAGGGTTGCCATAGCCAGGGCTCTCGTCGAGTGGACCAATGACATGAACCTCAAGGACAAGTTCATGAAGTACGACAGGACCATGCTCGTCGGCGACAGCAGGAGAACCGAGATGCACAAGCCCAACCGCTCGACCAAGGGTCCGCGTGCCAAGAGGCAGAAGTCCTACCGCTGA
- a CDS encoding DNA-directed RNA polymerase subunit N, translated as MIVPVRCFTCGKVIGDKYYEFKARVGKGEDPERVLDDLGIERYCCRRTLLSHVELVDSAMKYRVY; from the coding sequence GTGATAGTCCCCGTCAGGTGCTTCACGTGTGGAAAGGTCATAGGAGATAAATACTACGAGTTTAAGGCCCGCGTTGGGAAGGGCGAGGATCCCGAGAGGGTGCTCGACGACCTCGGGATCGAAAGATACTGCTGCAGGAGGACCCTCCTCAGCCACGTCGAGCTCGTGGATAGCGCCATGAAGTACAGGGTGTATTAA
- a CDS encoding DNA-directed RNA polymerase subunit K, which translates to MFKYTRFEKARIIGARALQIAMGAPILIDVPEGITPLDAAMLEFEKGIIPLTVIRPS; encoded by the coding sequence ATGTTTAAGTATACCCGCTTTGAGAAGGCCCGTATCATCGGAGCAAGGGCCCTCCAGATAGCGATGGGTGCGCCCATACTCATCGACGTCCCGGAAGGAATCACGCCGCTCGACGCCGCGATGCTCGAGTTTGAAAAAGGAATAATCCCGCTCACCGTAATAAGGCCGAGCTGA